From Planctomycetota bacterium, the proteins below share one genomic window:
- a CDS encoding M48 family metallopeptidase: MRKAAVFLLLAALAACVRNPYTGRRQFIAISEAEEAQLGRQAYQEVLAQERISTDPAEVGPVRRVGQRLAAAAGRPEFQWEFNVIVDDKTLNAWCLPGGKIAFYTGIFPVLQDEAGMAFVMGHEIAHALLRHGAERLSEGLLVGGVGALLGATLGRRDESTRQGVLAAYGVLAQVGFMLPHSRAHETEADREGLKLMARAGYDPRQAVEVWRRMQKMSGGGPPEFLSTHPSHETRIEDLERHMPEALALYEAAAKAPVAALPAIPGNRAGTRKDAEAAALTAGAPAASGVAVRPLGSQRGATEEGRKAVAFEFAFDRDAYVHEVRIEGPGGAKAVLEARAGVPGGARRIVLLQRAEVGGPDLPAGRYVLRFRGAASGRRFEAEAAYTVP; this comes from the coding sequence ATGAGGAAGGCGGCGGTCTTTCTTCTGCTGGCCGCTCTGGCGGCGTGCGTGCGGAATCCCTACACGGGCCGCCGCCAGTTCATCGCGATTTCGGAGGCGGAGGAAGCGCAGCTCGGCCGGCAGGCGTATCAGGAGGTTCTGGCGCAGGAGCGGATCTCGACCGATCCGGCGGAGGTGGGGCCGGTCCGAAGGGTGGGGCAGCGTCTGGCCGCGGCGGCCGGCCGGCCGGAGTTTCAGTGGGAATTCAACGTCATCGTGGACGACAAGACGCTGAACGCCTGGTGCCTGCCGGGCGGGAAGATCGCCTTCTACACCGGGATTTTTCCGGTCCTCCAGGACGAAGCGGGGATGGCTTTCGTGATGGGGCACGAGATCGCCCACGCGCTCCTTCGGCACGGCGCCGAGCGGTTGAGCGAGGGCTTGCTGGTGGGCGGAGTGGGGGCGCTCCTGGGGGCGACGCTGGGGCGGCGGGACGAATCGACGCGGCAGGGGGTGCTGGCGGCCTATGGGGTTCTCGCGCAGGTGGGCTTCATGCTCCCCCACAGCCGGGCCCACGAGACCGAGGCGGATCGCGAGGGCCTGAAGCTGATGGCCCGGGCCGGATACGATCCGCGCCAGGCGGTGGAGGTCTGGCGGCGGATGCAGAAGATGAGCGGGGGCGGGCCGCCCGAGTTTCTTTCGACGCATCCCTCGCATGAGACGCGGATCGAGGATCTCGAGCGTCACATGCCGGAAGCGCTGGCGCTCTACGAGGCCGCCGCGAAAGCTCCCGTGGCGGCGTTGCCGGCGATTCCCGGGAACCGGGCGGGGACGCGCAAGGATGCGGAGGCGGCGGCTCTGACGGCCGGGGCGCCCGCCGCGAGCGGCGTGGCCGTCCGGCCGCTGGGATCTCAACGGGGCGCCACGGAGGAGGGGCGCAAGGCGGTGGCCTTCGAGTTCGCGTTCGACCGCGACGCCTACGTGCACGAGGTGCGGATCGAGGGTCCGGGTGGAGCCAAGGCGGTGCTGGAGGCGCGGGCGGGGGTTCCCGGAGGGGCGCGGCGGATCGTTCTTTTGCAGCGGGCGGAAGTGGGAGGCCCCGATCTTCCGGCCGGTCGGTACGTGCTTCGCTTTCGGGGGGCCGCCAGCGGACGCCGGTTCGAAGCGGAGGCGGCGTATACCGTGCCCTGA
- the ispG gene encoding flavodoxin-dependent (E)-4-hydroxy-3-methylbut-2-enyl-diphosphate synthase: protein MIVRHKTREVRCGKLVIGGEHPIWVQSLTTTKTADLEATKAEIRRMLEAGCEIVRVAVFDQADAQALGAVKRFLGDVPLVADIHFNYKFALEAIEQGVDKVRLNPGNVGGLAGRFDDAGKERVRIVAEAARRKGISMRVGVNSGSVEKDLLEKHGWATSEALVESALRHCEWLERCGFRDIVVSLKSTNMEYVIDAYLRFARMTDYPLHVGVTEAGLPGYGTIKSAIGIGRILLDGVGDTIRVSLTGDKALEIQAAYDILKATGRRVREPEIVACPACGRIAIDLERIVREVKERIRDVQVPMRISILGCAVNGPGEAAEADIGVAGGRGEGMIFRKGKLLRRVKESAMVDELEREIRALAAERQAAGAASPGEVRVSHQP, encoded by the coding sequence ATGATCGTCCGCCACAAGACGCGCGAGGTTCGCTGCGGGAAGCTCGTCATCGGGGGCGAACATCCCATCTGGGTTCAGTCCCTGACCACGACCAAGACCGCCGACCTCGAGGCCACGAAGGCCGAGATCCGCCGCATGCTCGAGGCCGGTTGCGAGATCGTCCGGGTGGCGGTCTTCGACCAGGCGGACGCCCAGGCGCTCGGGGCGGTGAAGCGCTTTCTCGGGGACGTTCCGCTCGTGGCGGACATTCATTTCAACTATAAGTTCGCCCTGGAGGCCATCGAGCAGGGGGTGGACAAGGTTCGCCTCAATCCGGGCAACGTGGGAGGCCTGGCGGGACGCTTCGACGACGCGGGGAAGGAGCGCGTCCGGATCGTGGCGGAGGCGGCCCGGCGCAAGGGAATCTCGATGCGCGTGGGGGTCAATTCCGGTTCCGTCGAGAAGGACCTTCTCGAGAAGCACGGATGGGCCACGTCGGAGGCGCTCGTCGAGAGCGCGCTTCGGCACTGCGAATGGCTGGAGCGGTGCGGGTTCCGCGACATCGTGGTATCCCTCAAGTCCACGAACATGGAGTACGTGATCGACGCATACCTCCGGTTCGCGCGGATGACGGACTATCCGCTCCATGTGGGGGTGACCGAGGCGGGCCTGCCGGGATACGGGACGATCAAGAGCGCGATCGGGATCGGCCGAATTCTTCTGGACGGAGTGGGCGATACGATCCGGGTTTCGCTCACGGGAGACAAGGCGCTCGAGATCCAGGCGGCCTACGACATCCTGAAGGCGACGGGGCGTCGCGTCCGGGAGCCGGAAATCGTGGCCTGTCCGGCCTGCGGCCGGATCGCGATCGATCTCGAGCGGATCGTGCGCGAGGTGAAGGAGCGGATCCGCGACGTGCAGGTGCCGATGCGGATCTCGATTCTCGGCTGCGCGGTCAACGGTCCCGGGGAGGCCGCGGAGGCGGACATCGGCGTGGCCGGCGGGCGCGGGGAGGGCATGATTTTCCGGAAGGGGAAGCTCCTGCGCCGGGTGAAGGAGTCGGCCATGGTGGATGAACTGGAGCGTGAAATCCGCGCGCTGGCGGCCGAGCGGCAGGCGGCGGGGGCGGCCTCGCCGGGCGAAGTCCGGGTGTCCCACCAGCCATGA